GCTGTGGGTAAGTGTGACAGTTAAGCCTTACTTGGACGAGAAAGGGCAGGTATGCCGTCCTGATAACGAACAGGCCATGAGGACTTGGGGTAGATTCAATAAGCTTCTTAGGCATGAGATAGGTCATCGCTCAGAATTCCTTGGACTCATCGAGAGACACAAGGAAGGCGTCACCCCCAGCTTTTGCGTTCACGGGCTATTCTGTGGAGAGGATCTGAAAAGAGTATCGACAGAAGTCTTCAGAGAAAAGTGTTTGAAGCACCTTGGTGAGACTGCGATCGAGACCTATGATCCGCATCGCGGAGCAAAACATTACTTGGTCAAATATCTCTCCGGAGACGGTGAAGCTGAGCTTATCTTTTCCCGTAATCTGCCCAGGTGGTTGCGTTCGATAGAGGATAGCTCTCAACGCGCTCACGCCGAAGCTATCCTCGCCTTACGGCCATAACTTCCCCAAAACCGAGTCGGAAAAACTCCCGACGGACGAGACCCCCGAAGAGATGTAGCCAAATCCTCCTTTTCTCCTGACGGAGAAAAGATCGGAGAAGAATAAAAGGAAGTAGCCGACGAAGTCGGCCACTTTTTACCTGCAATCTTCTACCCTGCAACAAAAAGAACCAGGTTTACACCCTTGACAAATCATTTTAATTGAGGATAGTAAAAGGTATGGCGCGTACCATAGACGAACAGATCAGACGCCTGGAAGAGCTGGGGCCGATTCTGATCAGAGGGTTTCAGTTGATCGGTTCCTCCACGCCCTTCGGCAGTGAGCTTTCCTTCTCCCAGTATATGATCCTACAGACGCTTCTCCTGAAAGAAGCGATGCGGATGAACGAACTCGCCTCAACCCTGGGTGTATCAAAGGCGAACGTTACCGGATTGGCGGATCGTATGATACGCTCCCGGCTTCTCGAACGCCTGCGTTCGGATGAGGACCGCCGGGTGGTCTTCGTGAGACTCTCTCCCAAAGGACAGCGTATCGCCCAGCGTCTCTTAAATGCCCAGCGCAAGGATTGGAAACGTATCATGGAGAAGCTGCCACCTCGTAACCTTGAGATCTTCATGAACTCCCTCGATCAACTCGCCCATGCCCTGGCAGAGAGAACTCGTGAAGCCCCTCTGCCCGATGAAAAAGACTAATTTACCCTTCCCCTTCCCAATCAACGCCTCAGGCAAACCCCTTCACAAGGAGAAGGTTTTGGAACCAGGCCTCCGGGCAAGGGTCCTCGTGGTTCTCGCCATGAGTGCGGTCCCGGCCTTCGCCTACCTTGATCGGACAGAACCACCATTGATACTTGCCCACCGCGCAGGAGCGTTTGTTGTGCCTGAGAACACGATTGAGGGATGGGCCGAGTCAAGGATTCGCTACCAGCCCGACGTCTGGGAACTGGATGTGCATCTCACCGAAGACGACAGTCTGGTGGTGATCCACGACGAGGAGATTGACCGCACAACCAACGGCACGGGTCTCGTCAGAGAGATGGCCTTTGTCCAGATCCGCTCCCTGGATGCGGGGTTCTGGTTCACCCCCGACTCAGGGGGAACCTACCCCTGGCGCGGGAAAGGGCTGCGTATACCGACACTTGGCCAGGTCTTTGATTCTTTTCCAAGGGACTTCTTCAACATCGAGATCAAGGATTCCCTTACATACGCGGCGGCTCGCCTTGTAGGAATCATCCGCGAAAAAAGGATGCAGAATCAGGTGGTTGTGGTCTCGGAATATACCGAGGTTTTGGAATGCTTCAGGGAATTTGATCCATCTGTGGCCACCGCCGCCACGCCGGACGAGATCCGCAAGTTCGTCATCTGGGGAAAGCTGGGACTTGGATTCCTGGCCAGGACCCCGATGGACGCGGTCCAGGTGCCCGAATACTCAGGCTCCATACACGTGGTTACGCCGGGTTTCGTTAAGCGCTGTCACCGTAAAGGAATCCAGGTGCACGTCTGGACCGTCAACGACGCTGAGTCCATTAAACGTTTGCTTGAAATGGGCGCAGACGGCGTCATCACCGACCGCCCCGATGTTGCAGACAGGGTCGCAAAAACCATGGGGTTCCGCGAGTTCCCCCGTAACACACCGTAACACCCCCGTACACCTTCGGGGCAGAGCCTGCCCCTTGAAGTATTTTATACTTCATAGGGTATTCTCATTATTACTTGGAGCTAATGCTCCAGAACATCTAAGAATATAACACCCGTAACACCCGTAACACCCGTAACACATCCACCCCTTGACATAAGCCCGTAAAGCGTTATCTTTAGGATGTAGTGAGAAAACTGCTGCCGATTCTTATAGTTCTTGCAAGCGTGCTGGGGGGGTGCGGGCGCAGGGTAAGCGTTACTGGGGCGCTAACCCACAGTGAGACCGGGCGGCCCATTGCCGGAGCGTGGGTTTATGATCCAACCCTTGACACGCTCGCGATAGACTCCCTTGCAACGCCCGATATTGAACCGCTTGATGGCATACACCCGAATAAACAGATAGTCACCACGGACAGCGCGGGCCGCTATTTGTTGGAGAACATCTCGGCGCGCAGGCACTTCATCTACTTTGCCGCCAAGGACTTTGAGTGGATCAAGGTGGACTTCAAAGCAAAGGGACGCGACTCAATATTCGAGCTAAACGTCAAGCTCGAGCCCGAACCCATCGAGGTGATCTACTAGAGCTATTACCCCTTACGTTACATTGTCATCGAAGAAATGGGCTGAACTCTCAATTATTCCCTTACCCTTACGCCAGTCGTTTTTTGCTACGCTCAACAAACCACGTTTGACCTGTCTACAGATATCGATTATATCTTCGTCTAGGCAGAACGATTTTACATTCTCTCCGTGTTTTTTCACAATCTCATCGATTTGAAGGTTAAGCTTTTCAACCGTTCCAAGCCTTAAAATTATTTCCCCGTCACGCTTAACGAAGCTGTAAAAATCATGGTAGATTTCTCTCAGCAGAAGAAGTGGAAACATTACGAAGA
The DNA window shown above is from candidate division TA06 bacterium B3_TA06 and carries:
- a CDS encoding glycerophosphodiester phosphodiesterase, whose translation is MPWQRELVKPLCPMKKTNLPFPFPINASGKPLHKEKVLEPGLRARVLVVLAMSAVPAFAYLDRTEPPLILAHRAGAFVVPENTIEGWAESRIRYQPDVWELDVHLTEDDSLVVIHDEEIDRTTNGTGLVREMAFVQIRSLDAGFWFTPDSGGTYPWRGKGLRIPTLGQVFDSFPRDFFNIEIKDSLTYAAARLVGIIREKRMQNQVVVVSEYTEVLECFREFDPSVATAATPDEIRKFVIWGKLGLGFLARTPMDAVQVPEYSGSIHVVTPGFVKRCHRKGIQVHVWTVNDAESIKRLLEMGADGVITDRPDVADRVAKTMGFREFPRNTP